One bacterium genomic window carries:
- the tsaD gene encoding tRNA (adenosine(37)-N6)-threonylcarbamoyltransferase complex transferase subunit TsaD: MAEQHRKNATGHPLQLPLKMRGRVMRVLGIETSCDETAASVVTVARQGLGARCAMAFEVHSSVVASQVDIHARYGGIVPEVAAREHVGAIMSVIEQALHNAHLSPLSPPSPRGRGEGGCKGVDAIAVTSGPGLMTSLAVGVETARTLAYAWGKPVVGVNHIEGHVLSALLPSSFRHFDQASSRVRGEISSGDAGASAGRDLSASLEMTDEVRFPTLALIVSGGHTELLLIRGWGKYELIGATRDDAVGEAFDKVAKMLDLGYPGGPIVSQRAEEGDPTAFAFPRPMMDSDDFEFSFSGLKTAVRYMLEREQRGGARMVADVCASFQRAAVEVLVAKTVRAARHVGAKTVLLGGGVAANAALREQLGDALGPTIDYRLPALAYTGDNAAMIAAAGGVRLLMGRETGWQRLAADANWELGRE, from the coding sequence ATGGCGGAGCAACATCGGAAGAATGCTACCGGACACCCCCTCCAACTCCCCCTCAAGATGAGGGGGAGGGTTATGCGCGTCCTGGGGATTGAGACGAGCTGTGATGAGACGGCGGCATCGGTGGTGACGGTTGCGCGGCAGGGGTTGGGTGCTCGGTGTGCGATGGCGTTCGAGGTGCACTCGAGCGTCGTGGCATCGCAGGTGGACATCCATGCGCGGTACGGGGGGATCGTTCCGGAGGTTGCGGCGCGAGAGCATGTGGGCGCGATCATGTCGGTCATCGAGCAGGCACTCCACAATGCGCACCTCTCCCCCCTCAGTCCCCCCTCTCCCCGAGGACGCGGAGAGGGGGGATGTAAGGGTGTTGATGCCATTGCGGTGACGAGCGGGCCCGGGCTCATGACGTCGCTCGCGGTGGGGGTGGAGACAGCGCGGACGCTCGCGTATGCATGGGGGAAGCCGGTTGTCGGGGTGAACCACATTGAGGGGCATGTGTTGTCGGCATTACTTCCGTCATCGTTTCGTCATTTCGACCAAGCGAGTTCACGAGTGCGTGGAGAAATCTCATCCGGGGATGCAGGTGCATCTGCTGGACGAGATCTCTCGGCTTCGCTCGAGATGACGGATGAGGTACGTTTTCCCACCCTCGCGCTCATCGTTTCCGGAGGGCACACGGAGCTGTTGCTCATACGGGGTTGGGGGAAGTACGAGCTCATCGGTGCGACGCGGGATGATGCGGTGGGGGAGGCGTTCGATAAGGTGGCGAAGATGTTGGATCTCGGGTATCCGGGCGGGCCGATTGTCTCGCAGCGTGCTGAGGAGGGTGATCCGACGGCGTTTGCTTTCCCAAGGCCGATGATGGACTCGGATGATTTCGAGTTTAGCTTTTCGGGATTGAAGACGGCGGTGCGGTACATGCTGGAGCGCGAGCAACGAGGAGGAGCAAGGATGGTAGCTGACGTGTGCGCGTCTTTTCAGCGGGCGGCGGTGGAGGTACTCGTGGCGAAGACGGTGCGAGCGGCGCGGCATGTTGGTGCAAAGACCGTGCTCCTCGGCGGCGGAGTGGCGGCAAACGCGGCATTACGGGAGCAGCTCGGTGATGCGCTCGGTCCTACGATTGACTATCGGCTACCAGCCCTTGCGTACACGGGCGATAACGCCGCGATGATTGCGGCGGCGGGTGGGGTGCGGTTGCTCATGGGCAGGGAGACGGGATGGCAACGACTTGCGGCCGATGCGAACTGGGAGCTCGGGAGGGAGTGA
- a CDS encoding DUF3006 domain-containing protein encodes MQVTVDRFENDIAVIELENGETIRIPRTELPEETAEGDVLDLTFGSTPTETDRRAQRAKDILNELLSP; translated from the coding sequence ATGCAGGTCACCGTTGATCGCTTTGAGAACGACATCGCCGTCATCGAACTCGAAAACGGCGAGACGATACGCATCCCGCGCACGGAGCTGCCGGAGGAAACGGCGGAGGGCGACGTGCTCGACCTCACGTTCGGCAGCACCCCCACCGAGACGGACCGACGCGCACAACGTGCGAAAGACATCTTGAACGAACTCCTCTCCCCATGA
- a CDS encoding Hsp20/alpha crystallin family protein, with protein sequence MFKTAIKSFPVKPIETDAYTIPLLQPEKWMEAAAEGELSVDVYETETHFVVQTAIAGVRPDALALSIQRDLLTIRGERASCAPHEHRSYLVEECFWGRFSRSVILPEPVDVPRSKAELKLGVLTITLPKLIERNTIAVAELE encoded by the coding sequence ATGTTCAAGACCGCAATCAAATCATTTCCGGTGAAACCGATTGAGACCGATGCGTACACGATCCCGCTCCTCCAACCGGAGAAGTGGATGGAGGCGGCAGCGGAGGGAGAGCTCTCCGTGGACGTGTATGAGACGGAAACGCACTTCGTGGTGCAAACCGCGATCGCCGGTGTGCGACCGGATGCGCTCGCGTTGTCCATCCAGCGCGACCTCCTCACGATCCGCGGGGAGCGCGCATCGTGCGCACCGCACGAGCACCGATCGTACCTCGTGGAGGAGTGCTTCTGGGGTAGGTTCTCACGATCAGTTATCCTCCCGGAACCCGTGGACGTCCCGCGCTCCAAGGCCGAGCTCAAGCTCGGCGTGCTCACGATCACGCTCCCAAAACTCATCGAGCGAAACACGATCGCCGTCGCGGAGCTCGAGTAA